The following are encoded in a window of Salinibacter ruber DSM 13855 genomic DNA:
- a CDS encoding GspE/PulE family protein, whose amino-acid sequence MSNSTDNDHTISLREAAEDGASSSAASSGAEGPGADAPKSSMGTPRPDALTLGPVDSPRFAVPPFASSGRPPVSRRDKKDPSSDDPSPEDPDLDGVSSEPHGDGSAAPEPGLDGASGEGPPVEGGPDLPSPEEALDELEAEIDTELIDEAASRMASGSSVGTNDRVVEMLLRRGVVGVEAVEAAQAQRDAETPDLALWRVLAQQDGVDEDVVYERAARIYAFSVADVESQEPDLDFVRSTVDAFSEDQQEQLFELGLVPHHVQREGGRKVILITHDPMRPEVHRVARSLDLRRFELQYAPKSAVNELLTEAFPKDNEYLDRIDEESTVDLGQNFEEEEDLVDEEKLEEEINRSTLINLFEATLVEAVREGASDIHIYPNSEKEVEIHFRVDGRLNHWHTEDRVHPEALLSVIKDNAMSVDRFESDAAQDGFIQRDVDGTRIRYRVSIMPIASSNQDIDSESVVIRVLDDRKVITDLNKLGLGPRALERFEHAINQPNGMVILTGPTGSGKSTTLVAALHRVIGPGENVLTIEDPVEYIIEGARQIKLSDKLRLKDALRSILRHDPDTVMVGEMRDKETAELAIKLANTGHLTFSTLHTNDAPSAVSRLYKMEIEPFLIAYAINLVVAQRLIRTLCPNCKQEVTNPDAVKLRQLGFSEEEIDTATFYAADDKGGCGQCGGTGYDGRRAIAEALYLTEPIRHMIVEAEGIVDEGAIREHAEQEDGMRSLQASARQSILNGETSVEEMIRVVAT is encoded by the coding sequence GTGAGCAACTCGACCGACAACGACCATACGATCTCCTTGCGGGAGGCAGCAGAGGACGGGGCATCCTCGTCCGCGGCGAGCAGCGGGGCGGAGGGCCCGGGGGCGGACGCCCCAAAGTCGTCGATGGGAACGCCGCGTCCCGACGCCCTGACGCTGGGGCCGGTCGACTCCCCGCGCTTCGCCGTGCCGCCGTTCGCATCGAGCGGCCGGCCGCCCGTGTCTCGCCGGGACAAAAAGGACCCATCGTCGGACGATCCGTCGCCCGAAGACCCCGATCTGGACGGCGTCTCCTCCGAGCCGCACGGGGACGGATCCGCGGCCCCCGAGCCCGGTCTCGACGGCGCGTCCGGGGAGGGTCCCCCCGTGGAGGGCGGCCCTGACCTGCCGAGCCCGGAGGAGGCGCTCGACGAGCTTGAGGCCGAGATCGACACCGAGCTCATCGACGAGGCCGCCTCCCGGATGGCCTCGGGGTCCTCGGTCGGCACGAACGACCGGGTGGTAGAGATGCTGCTGCGGCGCGGCGTCGTGGGCGTGGAGGCGGTGGAGGCCGCGCAGGCCCAGCGGGACGCGGAGACGCCGGACCTCGCCCTGTGGCGGGTCCTGGCGCAGCAGGACGGGGTGGACGAGGATGTCGTCTACGAACGGGCGGCCCGCATCTACGCGTTCTCGGTGGCGGACGTTGAATCCCAAGAGCCCGATCTCGACTTCGTCCGCTCGACGGTCGATGCCTTCTCCGAGGACCAGCAGGAACAGCTCTTCGAGCTGGGGCTCGTGCCCCATCACGTGCAGCGTGAAGGGGGGCGGAAGGTCATCCTCATCACCCACGACCCGATGCGCCCCGAGGTGCACCGGGTGGCGCGGTCGCTCGACCTGCGTCGGTTTGAGCTGCAGTATGCGCCCAAGTCCGCCGTCAACGAGCTGCTGACGGAGGCCTTCCCGAAGGACAACGAGTACCTGGACCGGATCGACGAGGAGTCGACCGTTGACCTCGGGCAGAACTTCGAGGAGGAGGAAGACCTGGTCGACGAGGAGAAGCTCGAGGAGGAAATTAACCGGTCGACGCTCATCAACCTGTTCGAGGCGACGCTCGTGGAGGCGGTGCGGGAGGGGGCGTCCGACATCCACATTTACCCGAACTCCGAGAAGGAAGTCGAAATCCACTTCCGGGTCGATGGGCGCCTCAACCACTGGCACACGGAGGACCGCGTCCACCCGGAGGCCCTCCTGTCGGTGATCAAGGACAACGCGATGAGCGTCGATCGCTTCGAGAGCGACGCCGCCCAGGACGGCTTCATTCAGCGTGACGTGGATGGCACCCGTATCCGGTACCGGGTGTCCATCATGCCGATTGCCAGCTCCAACCAGGACATCGACTCGGAAAGCGTCGTCATCCGGGTGCTGGACGACCGGAAGGTCATCACGGACCTCAACAAGCTGGGACTGGGGCCGCGGGCGCTCGAACGGTTCGAGCACGCCATCAACCAGCCCAACGGCATGGTCATCCTGACCGGGCCGACGGGATCGGGGAAGAGCACGACGCTGGTGGCCGCGCTGCACCGCGTGATTGGGCCGGGCGAGAACGTGCTCACGATTGAGGACCCGGTCGAGTACATCATCGAAGGGGCCCGGCAGATCAAGCTGAGCGACAAGCTGCGCCTCAAAGACGCCCTCCGCTCCATCCTGCGCCACGACCCCGATACGGTGATGGTGGGGGAGATGCGGGACAAAGAGACGGCCGAGCTCGCAATCAAGCTCGCCAACACGGGGCACCTCACGTTCTCGACGCTCCACACCAACGACGCGCCGAGCGCCGTGAGCCGCCTCTACAAGATGGAGATCGAGCCCTTCCTCATCGCCTACGCGATCAACCTGGTGGTGGCCCAGCGCCTGATCCGGACCCTCTGCCCGAACTGCAAGCAGGAGGTGACGAACCCGGACGCCGTCAAGCTGCGCCAGCTGGGCTTCTCGGAGGAGGAGATCGACACGGCCACCTTCTACGCCGCGGACGACAAGGGGGGCTGCGGCCAGTGCGGCGGCACGGGCTACGACGGGCGGCGCGCCATCGCGGAGGCCCTGTATCTCACCGAGCCCATCCGTCACATGATCGTCGAGGCGGAGGGCATCGTCGACGAGGGCGCGATCCGGGAGCATGCGGAGCAGGAGGACGGCATGCGGTCGCTCCAGGCGTCGGCCCGACAGTCCATTCTCAACGGGGAGACCTCGGTAGAGGAGATGATCCGGGTGGTGGCGACCTAA
- a CDS encoding type II secretion system F family protein codes for MATREYRFQGVAAGGQSVQGTVMASSKRKAREKVEDLSEEHGFKPADLKKRRTYYYKVRHPNGTVKTGEQKAFSAEEVEEALENMGLEVVKVQKKWFDFEFSPPQDDLIMFVRLAANLLRENLPFDEVLEMLVNDVSSKSLQQVIRDLNSDLKGGMNAEKAFNKHRDKLGKFTAYMLGIASKSGNMAEIYEATARFLERKDEFSSRVRSAMIMPAVTTVAMIGAMVWYIWYIVPATAGLFEGMDVTMPPLTSFSLDMAAWLDQYWVWALIGTVGPLLAFVVWARTEQGKFYLHKYMIKVPLIGKLLHKINIEIFCRVFSILYSGAGDNLRVIRIAAEACGNKYMEYRIRNVTIPMMTAQGASLVQALKASGVFTSMAITRFKSGAETGSVRESARQMADYYEQETELSLDAAVESIQTGVSIIIAIGVLFLTILSAEMAFIQPSQADMMGM; via the coding sequence ATGGCTACTCGTGAATACCGGTTTCAGGGCGTAGCGGCCGGCGGCCAGTCGGTGCAGGGCACCGTCATGGCCTCCTCGAAGCGGAAGGCCCGCGAGAAGGTGGAGGACCTGTCGGAGGAGCACGGGTTCAAGCCGGCGGACCTGAAGAAGCGCCGCACCTACTACTACAAGGTGCGCCACCCGAACGGCACCGTGAAGACGGGGGAGCAGAAGGCGTTCTCGGCCGAAGAGGTGGAGGAGGCCCTCGAAAACATGGGGCTGGAGGTCGTAAAGGTGCAGAAGAAGTGGTTCGACTTCGAGTTTTCGCCGCCGCAGGACGACCTGATTATGTTCGTGCGGCTGGCGGCGAACCTGCTCCGGGAGAACCTCCCGTTCGACGAGGTGCTGGAGATGCTGGTGAACGACGTGTCCTCGAAGAGCCTCCAGCAGGTCATCCGCGACCTCAACTCTGACCTGAAGGGCGGCATGAACGCCGAGAAGGCCTTCAACAAGCACCGCGACAAGCTCGGCAAGTTCACGGCGTACATGCTGGGCATCGCCTCCAAAAGCGGGAACATGGCCGAGATCTACGAGGCCACGGCCCGTTTCCTGGAGCGGAAGGACGAGTTCAGTTCGCGGGTGCGGAGTGCCATGATCATGCCGGCGGTGACCACGGTCGCCATGATCGGGGCGATGGTCTGGTACATCTGGTACATCGTGCCGGCCACGGCGGGGTTGTTCGAGGGCATGGACGTGACGATGCCGCCGCTCACGAGCTTCTCGCTCGACATGGCGGCCTGGCTGGATCAGTACTGGGTGTGGGCGTTGATCGGGACGGTGGGGCCGCTCCTGGCCTTCGTCGTGTGGGCCCGTACGGAGCAGGGGAAGTTTTATCTGCACAAGTACATGATCAAGGTCCCGCTCATCGGAAAGCTCCTCCACAAGATCAACATTGAGATTTTCTGCCGGGTCTTCTCCATTCTCTACTCGGGGGCCGGCGACAACCTGCGGGTGATCCGGATTGCGGCCGAGGCCTGCGGCAACAAGTACATGGAGTACCGCATCCGGAACGTCACGATTCCGATGATGACGGCCCAGGGGGCGAGCCTCGTGCAGGCGCTCAAAGCGAGTGGGGTGTTCACCTCCATGGCCATCACGCGCTTCAAGAGCGGGGCCGAGACGGGAAGCGTGCGCGAGAGCGCCCGGCAGATGGCCGACTACTACGAGCAGGAGACCGAGCTGAGCCTCGACGCGGCGGTGGAGAGCATCCAGACGGGCGTCTCGATCATTATTGCCATCGGGGTGCTGTTCCTGACGATCCTCTCGGCGGAGATGGCCTTCATCCAGCCGTCGCAGGCCGACATGATGGGCATGTAG
- the metE gene encoding 5-methyltetrahydropteroyltriglutamate--homocysteine S-methyltransferase — MATASNLGYPRIGAHRELKRAVEGYWKGDLTKDELRDSAQALRESHWATQQELGLDVVPSNDFSYYDQVLDACAMVGAVPERFPWDGTEVDLDTYFAMARGLQEKDLEGEESGVQAMEMTKWFDTNYHYIVPEFSHDTTFSLSSTKVIDEYEEAKAQGVDTRPVVIGPVSFLLLGKTQADDLDALDLLDDLLPVYAEVLQELADAGCEAVQLDEPNLVLDLSDAERAALDQAYEALADAADIELHVATYFGGLEDNLPTALDLPIDVLHLDLTRGEEQLDEALDHGVPDDLALSLGVIDGRNVWRADLDALLGTVETAIDALGTDRVLVGPSCSLLHVPVDLDTEPGLSDEMKTWFAFATQKIEEIVALAERADGHEDATEALFEKSRRAHAARAESDWINDAAVQDRVAGIDASMTERDSPHSSRSPLQREALDLPTLPTTTIGSFPQTDDMRRMRAQYKKDEISKDEYEDFIEEQIADTIAAQEEIGLDVLVHGEPERGDMVEHFGRQLDGFLFTENGWVQSYGTRCVRPPIIAGDVSRPEPMTTRWLSYANDQTDTPVKGMLTGPVTMLQWSFVRDDQSRAETCRQIALAIRDEVLDLEDVGIQAIQIDEPAFREGLPLREHQWDDYLDWAVECFRLASSGVRDETQIHTHMCYSEFNDIIEAIADMDADVISVEASRSKMELLDSFDAFDYPNEIGPGVYDIHSPRVPSVEEMEELIRTALDALEPSQMWVNPDCGLKTRRWVEVQPSLENMVQAAENVRERATA, encoded by the coding sequence ATGGCGACGGCAAGCAATCTCGGCTATCCCCGAATCGGCGCGCACCGCGAGCTTAAGCGGGCCGTGGAAGGATACTGGAAGGGGGACCTCACGAAAGACGAGCTCCGCGATTCGGCCCAGGCCCTCCGCGAATCGCACTGGGCCACCCAGCAGGAGCTGGGGCTCGACGTCGTGCCCTCCAACGACTTTTCCTACTACGACCAGGTGCTCGACGCCTGCGCCATGGTCGGCGCCGTGCCCGAGCGCTTCCCGTGGGACGGCACCGAGGTCGACCTCGACACCTACTTCGCCATGGCGCGCGGCCTGCAGGAGAAGGACCTGGAGGGCGAGGAGTCGGGCGTGCAGGCGATGGAGATGACGAAGTGGTTCGACACGAACTACCACTACATCGTCCCCGAGTTCTCCCACGACACGACGTTCTCGCTGTCGTCGACGAAGGTGATCGACGAGTACGAGGAGGCGAAGGCCCAGGGCGTGGACACGCGGCCCGTCGTGATCGGGCCGGTGTCGTTCCTGCTGCTCGGCAAGACGCAGGCGGACGACCTCGACGCGCTCGACCTGCTCGACGACCTGCTGCCGGTCTACGCGGAGGTGCTGCAGGAGCTGGCCGACGCCGGCTGCGAGGCGGTGCAGCTCGACGAGCCGAACCTCGTGCTCGACCTGAGCGACGCGGAGCGCGCCGCTCTTGACCAGGCCTACGAGGCGCTCGCCGACGCCGCCGACATTGAGCTCCACGTCGCCACCTACTTCGGCGGCCTGGAGGACAACCTGCCGACGGCGCTGGACCTGCCGATCGATGTGCTGCACCTCGACCTCACGCGGGGCGAAGAGCAGCTGGACGAGGCCCTCGACCACGGCGTCCCGGACGACCTGGCGCTGTCGCTCGGCGTCATCGACGGCCGCAACGTGTGGCGGGCCGACCTCGATGCCCTGCTCGGCACCGTGGAGACGGCCATCGACGCCCTCGGCACCGACCGCGTGCTGGTGGGGCCGTCCTGTTCGCTGCTCCACGTGCCGGTCGACCTCGACACGGAGCCGGGCCTGAGCGACGAGATGAAGACCTGGTTCGCCTTCGCCACGCAGAAGATCGAAGAGATCGTGGCGCTGGCCGAGCGGGCCGACGGACACGAGGACGCCACGGAGGCCCTCTTCGAGAAGAGCCGCCGGGCGCATGCGGCCCGCGCCGAGTCCGACTGGATTAACGACGCCGCGGTGCAGGACCGCGTCGCGGGCATCGACGCCTCCATGACCGAGCGCGACTCCCCCCACTCCAGCCGCAGTCCCCTCCAGCGCGAGGCCCTCGACCTGCCGACGCTGCCGACGACCACGATCGGGTCCTTCCCGCAGACCGACGACATGCGCCGGATGCGCGCCCAGTACAAGAAGGACGAAATCTCGAAGGACGAGTACGAGGACTTCATTGAGGAGCAGATTGCCGACACCATCGCCGCCCAGGAGGAGATTGGGCTCGACGTGCTCGTCCACGGGGAGCCCGAGCGGGGCGACATGGTCGAACACTTCGGCCGCCAGCTCGATGGCTTCCTCTTCACCGAGAACGGCTGGGTGCAGAGCTACGGCACCCGCTGTGTGCGCCCGCCGATCATCGCCGGCGACGTGAGCCGCCCGGAGCCGATGACCACCCGCTGGCTCTCCTACGCCAACGACCAGACGGACACGCCGGTGAAGGGCATGCTGACCGGCCCGGTGACGATGCTGCAGTGGTCGTTCGTGCGCGACGACCAGTCGCGCGCCGAGACGTGCCGCCAGATCGCGCTCGCCATCCGCGACGAGGTGCTCGACCTCGAAGACGTGGGCATCCAGGCCATCCAGATCGACGAGCCCGCCTTCCGCGAGGGACTGCCCCTCCGCGAGCACCAGTGGGACGACTACCTCGACTGGGCCGTCGAGTGCTTCCGCCTCGCCTCCAGTGGGGTCCGCGACGAGACGCAGATCCACACCCACATGTGCTACTCGGAGTTCAACGACATCATCGAGGCGATCGCCGACATGGACGCCGACGTGATCTCCGTGGAGGCGTCCCGCTCGAAGATGGAGCTGCTCGACTCGTTCGACGCGTTCGACTACCCGAACGAGATTGGCCCGGGCGTCTACGACATCCACTCCCCCCGCGTGCCGTCGGTGGAGGAGATGGAAGAGCTCATCCGGACGGCGCTTGACGCGCTGGAGCCGTCGCAGATGTGGGTCAACCCCGACTGCGGCCTCAAGACGCGCCGCTGGGTCGAGGTGCAGCCCTCACTCGAAAACATGGTCCAGGCCGCCGAGAACGTCCGCGAGCGGGCGACGGCGTAG
- a CDS encoding O-antigen ligase family protein, producing MVLYAVFFGVGYGMHLIFEEIKLWPDGGTNYVNIRNFNHYQTWTLPLLGGILLSIPKGWNVARGGVLGLIALWWALIFASNVRGTIVAMGVASVGVGLLFRRHAKPWLLVQGAGLLAGIGLYYLLFSTGGSGPPVVEKFSEGGTYSKRLQLWRTSLEMAWAHPWLGAGPMHFAWPPYRFATAGSPHNAFLQWLAEWGVFSTGIMSGLAMWGGWRWMDQERRAAEAASAASNGVRVALVGSVLAAAAHAMVSGLLVTPISQVFLALVGGWAWGRYRFERGLTTAPSTTAHALLCVLLVAAMGVVGSSLKDLSTVEERRDALLEAVDRNRFSPRYWGQGFLHVRDPEVIERARRNR from the coding sequence GTGGTGCTCTACGCGGTGTTCTTCGGCGTGGGGTATGGCATGCACCTCATCTTCGAAGAGATCAAGCTGTGGCCGGACGGGGGTACAAACTACGTCAATATCCGCAACTTCAACCATTACCAGACTTGGACCCTGCCGCTCCTCGGGGGAATCCTCCTGTCGATACCAAAGGGCTGGAACGTCGCCCGCGGCGGCGTACTGGGCTTGATTGCGCTGTGGTGGGCACTCATCTTTGCGTCCAACGTCCGGGGCACCATCGTCGCGATGGGGGTGGCGTCCGTCGGCGTTGGACTGCTGTTTCGCCGACACGCAAAACCGTGGCTGCTGGTGCAGGGAGCGGGGCTGCTCGCCGGGATCGGGTTGTACTACCTTCTCTTTTCGACGGGAGGCAGCGGCCCGCCGGTGGTCGAGAAGTTTTCTGAGGGGGGGACGTATTCCAAGCGTCTCCAATTATGGAGGACAAGCCTGGAGATGGCCTGGGCACACCCCTGGCTGGGAGCAGGGCCGATGCACTTCGCGTGGCCCCCGTATCGATTTGCGACGGCTGGGAGTCCCCACAATGCCTTCCTGCAGTGGCTTGCCGAGTGGGGAGTTTTCTCCACCGGCATCATGAGTGGCCTCGCCATGTGGGGCGGGTGGCGGTGGATGGATCAGGAAAGACGGGCGGCGGAAGCGGCGTCGGCTGCGTCCAACGGAGTCCGAGTGGCGCTCGTCGGGTCCGTCCTGGCGGCAGCGGCCCACGCCATGGTGAGCGGCCTGCTCGTGACGCCCATCAGCCAGGTCTTTCTCGCGCTGGTCGGCGGATGGGCGTGGGGGCGATACCGGTTTGAGCGAGGGCTGACGACCGCTCCATCCACCACGGCGCATGCACTGCTGTGTGTGCTGCTCGTCGCGGCGATGGGCGTGGTGGGGAGCAGTCTCAAAGACCTCTCGACCGTCGAGGAGCGGCGGGACGCCCTACTCGAAGCAGTGGATCGGAACCGGTTCTCTCCCCGGTACTGGGGGCAGGGATTTCTTCATGTGCGGGACCCGGAGGTCATCGAGCGGGCGCGCCGGAATCGGTAG
- a CDS encoding threo-3-hydroxy-L-aspartate ammonia-lyase: MSTAPTASSPAVTYADVAAAARRLDDVVHRTPVMTSRTVDAHVGAEVAFKCENLQRTGAFKIRGGYNAVSQLPPAAREQGVVTYSSGNHAQAVALAGRELGVDATIIMPETAPQVKLDATRGYGAEVVEYDPTETVREELGQRLAEEHGLTLVPPYDHPDVVAGQGTVGDELFDQVGALDVLLVCCGGGGLLSGCALAARHHAPDCTVIGVEPAAGDDATRSFHSGELQTVESPDTVADGARTPYLGDVTFPLVLEHADDMVTVSDAALVRAMHLLWERTKMVVEPTGALGAAALLDGVVPGNDRRIGVVVSGGNVDLSRAHALFERYDLE; this comes from the coding sequence ATGTCGACTGCCCCAACCGCCTCCTCGCCCGCCGTCACCTACGCCGACGTGGCCGCCGCGGCCCGGCGCCTCGACGACGTGGTGCACCGGACGCCCGTCATGACCTCCCGCACCGTCGACGCCCACGTGGGCGCCGAGGTCGCCTTCAAGTGCGAAAATCTCCAGCGCACCGGCGCCTTCAAGATCCGCGGGGGGTACAACGCCGTTTCCCAGTTGCCGCCGGCGGCCAGGGAGCAGGGCGTCGTTACCTACTCCTCCGGCAACCACGCCCAAGCGGTGGCGCTGGCGGGCCGCGAGCTGGGGGTTGACGCGACGATCATCATGCCGGAGACGGCGCCGCAGGTAAAGCTCGACGCCACCCGCGGGTACGGCGCGGAGGTGGTGGAGTACGACCCGACCGAGACGGTCCGCGAAGAATTGGGACAGCGCCTCGCGGAGGAGCACGGGCTCACGCTCGTGCCCCCCTACGACCACCCGGACGTGGTGGCCGGGCAGGGCACCGTGGGCGACGAGCTGTTCGACCAGGTGGGGGCCCTCGACGTGCTCCTCGTGTGCTGCGGCGGCGGGGGGCTCCTGTCCGGCTGCGCCCTGGCCGCGCGGCACCACGCCCCCGACTGCACCGTCATCGGCGTAGAGCCGGCGGCCGGTGACGACGCGACCCGGTCGTTCCACAGCGGCGAACTGCAGACGGTAGAAAGCCCCGACACGGTGGCCGACGGGGCGCGGACGCCCTACCTCGGCGACGTGACGTTCCCTCTGGTGCTGGAGCATGCGGACGACATGGTCACGGTCTCGGACGCCGCCCTCGTGCGGGCCATGCACCTGCTGTGGGAGCGCACGAAGATGGTGGTGGAGCCGACCGGTGCGCTGGGCGCCGCGGCCCTGCTCGACGGGGTCGTGCCGGGCAACGACCGGCGGATCGGCGTCGTCGTAAGTGGGGGCAACGTCGACCTCTCCCGGGCCCACGCCCTCTTCGAACGGTACGATCTCGAATGA
- a CDS encoding type IV pilus twitching motility protein PilT has product MAQDPPEFISASLDAGDEQNGRSETDPRPALPDVCEQIITSIPESHRGQRRLRYLAEQTAKLSPKRERALRDHVNQFVRRTLELDASDMDLGGRACDGNVWYRVDGEKRREDEFGAYDPLETDILVLNLLNEQQTQQLLEAGATDFSYRLEDVTGEDGRPRRFRATAYSDYDHAALNMRAITDEVFALEDLGFHEKIQQGMMFRHVRDGLTLITGVTGSGKSTTLDAIIDANNEDFPGHVVVIAQPVEYMHKPKQCIVRHREVGKDVATFKTGITQALRQDPDIVVIGEMRDPATIQAALEITDSGHKVFSTLHTSSAMETIDRIVAEVPPEEQQRVRHRLADVLRCVISQQLLPKIGGGRQMAKEVLWVDSSARAAIKNDNVGEVYQMMWEGGNQGQTTLEQDLYRLVRKKKIKPEHAMDYANNKKRLRRLF; this is encoded by the coding sequence GTGGCTCAAGACCCCCCGGAATTTATTTCGGCGTCCCTGGACGCTGGAGACGAGCAGAACGGTCGCTCGGAAACCGATCCCCGCCCCGCCCTGCCGGACGTCTGTGAGCAAATCATCACCTCCATCCCGGAGTCGCACCGGGGGCAACGGCGGCTCCGATACCTGGCGGAGCAGACGGCCAAGCTCTCGCCCAAACGCGAACGGGCCCTCCGAGACCACGTCAACCAGTTCGTCCGGCGGACGCTGGAACTGGACGCTAGTGACATGGACCTCGGGGGCCGGGCCTGTGACGGCAACGTGTGGTACCGGGTCGACGGGGAGAAGCGACGCGAAGACGAGTTCGGGGCGTACGACCCGCTGGAAACCGACATTCTCGTTCTCAACCTCCTCAACGAGCAGCAGACCCAGCAGCTTCTGGAGGCGGGGGCGACGGACTTTTCGTACCGGCTGGAAGACGTCACGGGCGAGGACGGCCGGCCGCGCCGGTTCCGGGCCACGGCGTATTCGGACTACGACCACGCGGCCCTCAACATGCGCGCCATCACCGACGAGGTGTTTGCGCTGGAGGACCTGGGCTTCCACGAGAAGATTCAGCAGGGCATGATGTTTCGGCACGTCCGGGACGGGCTGACCCTGATTACGGGCGTCACGGGGTCGGGGAAAAGCACCACGCTCGACGCCATCATCGACGCGAACAACGAGGACTTTCCGGGCCACGTCGTCGTGATTGCCCAGCCGGTGGAGTACATGCACAAGCCGAAGCAGTGCATCGTGCGCCACCGCGAGGTGGGCAAGGACGTGGCGACCTTCAAGACCGGCATCACGCAGGCCCTGCGTCAGGACCCCGACATTGTGGTGATCGGGGAGATGCGGGACCCGGCGACGATCCAGGCGGCCCTCGAAATCACTGACTCGGGCCACAAGGTCTTCTCCACGCTCCACACCTCGTCGGCCATGGAGACCATCGACCGCATCGTGGCGGAGGTGCCCCCCGAGGAGCAGCAGCGCGTGCGGCACCGCCTCGCCGACGTGCTGCGGTGCGTCATCTCGCAGCAGCTGCTCCCCAAGATTGGCGGCGGCCGTCAGATGGCGAAAGAGGTGCTCTGGGTGGACTCCTCCGCCCGCGCGGCGATCAAGAATGACAACGTGGGCGAGGTCTACCAGATGATGTGGGAGGGCGGAAACCAGGGGCAAACCACCCTGGAGCAGGACCTGTACCGCCTCGTCCGGAAGAAAAAAATCAAGCCCGAGCACGCGATGGACTACGCGAACAACAAGAAGCGCCTCCGTCGCCTGTTTTAG